Part of the Cercospora beticola chromosome 5, complete sequence genome is shown below.
TATAACGGCGTTGTTGTGAAAGTGGCGTGTTTGGTGCCATCAAACCTGGCATAGGCTCCGGCACCACCATAATGCGTTTGCGGAATCGGCTTTGGCACACTGGAAGACGTCCCGGAACTGTGGTGAAGGTAGGCAGTATCGTCCCTCGCAGCATTGCTATCTGGCACGGGTTTCGTCAGAGGCTGCTGTGCGAGCTCGAACGGACTCTTGTCTGCATTGAATGGTAACAGATGGGTGGCCAATTCCACGTTCGCGCTCTTTCCTGCCAAGTCTGTATATGCTTCGTCATGAAAGAGCTTCTTAACGTTGCATTGCTTACACAGCCCAGCAATAGCAGTCGGTGAGCATTGTGGCGCAATCAGCAGGACAGGGTGGCCAAGCCTCATCAATCCCAGCCATGCAAAGAGGAATTCCGGAGTACTCGAGCTCAGCAATCCTACAGTTTCCCCATGCGGTATGCTGACCGGTTTGGCGATAAGTTGTGCTGTCGCACAGGATCCTTGAAGGAGCTCTCGAAAGTTCAACACTCGTGTTTGCCACTCCTCGTCGCCGTTGCTGCCAGGTATGTAAGACCCCACTGCTGGAGTCTCAGGATCTGATTCTGCTGCTTGCCGAATAAAGTCGTTGATATTCGTGAAGTCATCATTTTCCTTATACGGTTTGGCTTGTCCAAGAGTGCAAGTGAAGTATGTGGGATCTGGCATGATGTTCAATAGAACTAAAACCAACAGAACAGTCAGGTAGCAGCATCTGAAGAAAGTCACCAATCTGACAGCTCAGAGCAAGCTGCAAAGCTGCAAAGTAATGACATGCATATAGCTTATGACGTGTACATCTATGAGGTACCTCACATGTGAAGAAAGTCGTCGCTGGCATAATAGATTAAGTTTTGGCTAATGCATTCATCGACTTGGCCGGTATCGGGTCCGTACCAAGAGTGTTCTATGATTCGTTGTGGTGTCACACAAGCTGTGGATCTCTTCCACCTTCCAACTGCACGAGCAAGGAATCCACGCGAGCAAGCCACGAATGGAGGACAGAACAGTCATGGCGTAATCTGACCTGAGCTGGGGAGCGAGGGTCTTTGTTCCGGAGGCACAATGTTGCCGCCATGAGTAGAGGGAAGAATTATGCAAGCAGAGAGAGCATTCATACTGATTTTCTTCCAAATACAATGACCAAGTATCCGATCCTCAATCATCAATCAATCCATCTCCACTTTCTCTCATGCAGTAACGAGCTTTCCAAGCTCCATCCAGGCCGCATTCCTTACAAGAAGAAACAAGCCAATGGGTTCAGCAAGCTGCAGTTACCCTTCTTGTTTGGCACATAGCATCCATTTCCCTGTGGGCGAGAAGAACATCCACACTGTCCCTTGTAGATCGGAGTTCGTGGTCCAAACTGCTGGACTTCTTGGGCATTCGAGTAGTCCTGGGCGATGTTCAGCAAGGCCAAAGTCAGCGGAGTGAGGTCTTTGGCGCGGGTCCTCTGCTGGacggcagctgctgcatccGCAACGGCGACTTTCAACTTGATCAGACCAGGGCCGATGTAGTCGATGAATGGGCGTGGGCCTTTGATGTACTCCGCTCTTTTCTTGACATAGATTTGATCGGCGGCGAGGGTATTTGGTCTGAATGGAGTAAGGATATATTTCTGAATCGCCTGCTGAATCAAAAACTTACCCGAGCTTATTGGTGATGAATTCCAGAATAGCCTGGGCTCCTGCATCGGTATAGAAGCCGccactgctgcttgctgcaacTCCGATCGCCTCCCAAGCAGCTAGAAGATCCGCATTCGCACTGGCAAGGGCTTCGTAATCGGCATCAACGCCAGCTCTGTAGCGGCCTGCAATCTCGCCAGAGGCAACCGTCGCGTGGTCACACTCCTGCAGAAGTCCGACAACCTGAGCGGAGTTCTCTGACGCATCGAACGAGACTTGCGCAGTAGCGCCGAGGGCAAGCGCAGTGAGCGAGAGAAGCTTGAATGCGACCATGATTGCTGAGCGAGGGGATGTGGTTGATGATTGTAGATTGTAGATGGTCGGTGCTGTGATACCAATTTCTTTGGTCATCCTCTGCCTCTTTATACCATCTCTCTATCGACCACCTGCGCAAAGCTTATGGGATACAATTCCGAAAGAGGCAGGAAATGCATGACCAGCCGCCGCGGGTGCTTCGAATCGCGCAAACGTTTCAGCTGTTCTTTGCTGAgccggcgatgatgatgtaaGGCATCATTGTACATGTTCGTGGTTAGCAATGGTGTGTGGTGAACGGCAGCCATCGATGATAGACTTGCGGCTCGAGTCTAATGTTACAGAAGCCGTATAGCTCATGGCCGCACATGGCCATGCCACGTGGGTATCGTTCTCAACCCGGAAGGTAAGACAACATTTGAACAGGCTGGAAGGCTTCGGTGTCGGCGTGGGCATACATATCAAGTGTGTAGCATGCTTTGGAAATGAGCCACAGCAGAGAGTGTCCACTCAGTTACAGGCCGAGTCTGTATAATCTAGATGGTCGATGATTGCCTGCCTGAGTCAGTAACAAGACATTAAATCTCATTTGGAGCCTTTTCTCCCGCGATCCCGCTTTCGGTATGCAGTGAGGTCGTGATCCCGTGCATTGTTTGAAGCAGGCCGACTAGAATCTACCAGTACGCAGTCACTTATGTCGCAGTCTTGGTGGGTCAATGGAACGGCTAAGTCGGCAGTCTGACTCGACAGCTGGAGGACCAGTCATGACTCAAGCAATGCATTCTCTTGTAAAGGCAGTCGATATATTCAGGCCACTGTGACCGAGACGGCCAGTACTGGCATCTGCAAGGAATTCAGCGCACCACTCACAGCAGCTTTTGGGCGCATCTTGCGTGCGGCTCCAGGGACACGGAAATACCAGGTTTCCACAAGAGCAAGCCACGTGTGGTTCCAGACACTGCCATTGCTCGCAAAATGATGAGATAGCGGCCGCGCTTGCTGCAGCATATGCTCCAGCTCGTTCTAGCACAAAATCAAGCGCACCGTTGCCGCTCTCCGTGCTTCAAGATCTGCATGCAACGCCATGCATCACCCGATAGTACGTGCGCCAAGAACTCAAAGATTTGTATTCTGCGAAGCATCGCCTTCCACTCCCTCATTCATACGCCCCAACATACGAGCAGTGCGAACTTCTTCAGGGCATGACCAGGATGGCAGCTCAAGCTGCCCGAAGAGGCGGATGCTCGAAGTCTCTGCAATGCTAAAGGATAAAGACACCGGCAGGCGTGGAGGGGTACGGTATGAACTGTGATTTGCTTGTATGTATGCACCACGTCGCGAGTGCAACGAGAGTTCGGTGTGTTGCGTGAGATATGTACCGATTCCTTCATCCGTCATCGGGTATGGGCGTTCGACCAATCACCTTAACCGTGGGGTTGCCGCAATCATGTCCTCCATACGCAACGGACTTTGTCTTGCATCTGGAAAGACATTTTGCAGCATTTCGAGATCCTCATTTGGCGACAAGTTCTCTTCTAGCGGCGCGTGAACAAGATCGACGAGCTCCTGATCCAGTTCTCGCAGCATCCTGAAGTGATCCCTCAGTTCTGGGCATCTTGCTTCCACGAGCGCATTGACGACGACAAGAGTGCTCTCATAGGAAAGACAAGTAGTTCGCTCGCGGGGATGAATATTTTCCGACCACTGCTCATCGCCCGAGTCGTCGTCGATCTGAATATTCGAATAGAACTCGGCTGGAGTTGGCGTCCGCAACGGTTCTTCGAGCTGCGGCGCCACGATCATGCAAACGCGACAATAATTCTCCACAACTTCTTGTTGCCGCTGCCGGTCTTCCCAGCGCCTTCGAGCAAGTTCTGCCATTTTCTGTTCCTAGATTATTTTCTCGAATGCTCACACGTTCTCCGGTAGCTGTGTGGAGTTTTGCGAATGTGATGAGTATCTGATAGCTCCACAATGTCGGCTGCACACCCGATATATGCCTGTATGAGCGTTTGAACGTTGTAAGACATGATCGATATGTCTAGCGCAGCGAGACAATCATGTCTCAAATTGGCACAGTCTTGCTCTTCGTCTAAGGTCGATGTGTGAGAGGCGCTGTCCAGTCGCGCAAGATCTGACACTTGAGTAAACGAGTCCGTGACCACTGCCAAAAAGCACCTGGTCTAGACAGTTCAGCAGTATTCAAGACTTGTTCCTCGCTATGCAACAATCAAGGTGCGCGCCAGGCGAAGCCCTCAGTACGTGAGGTGCAATAATGGGTGCGTCACTAAACTCGCGCTGCGTTCATATGATCTGCTGTTCGTTAGCATTGACTCAAGCCTTCGATGTTTAAGTGAGCTTACCTTGGCATTCTCAGCCTATCTCGGCCGACATAGTCGGCACGTATCTTGCTTCGGCGGTCGCCAGCTGAAGCACCAAGATACGCGTTCACTTCTGTCAAGGTTTGACTTGAATGGGGTTTTACTCAAAATTCAAGGGAATCGCTcaatcctcgtcgtcctcgtcctttcTGCGCCGAGCTCCAGGACTCGCGCTTCGCTCTCGCCCACCTTTCCTCTGTCCCTTTGGCGCAGAGCCCTTCGTAGGTGGGGGCCGGACAAAGGCATAGTCGACACCAATCTTCTGCTCCAGCAATTCCTTGCCATCCGCATCCTGAATTGCGGCTTTCGCCTCGTCCAATGTTGGGTACTCAATGAGCACATAACCCTGCGATAGGAACATGTCAGTCTTACGCATATCCGACACCGGACTTTCCCGGCTCAGGAGTGGTGTCCTGTGCATGGCTGCGCACCTGCCACATCCACTTCGTCCTCTTGTTCTTTCTTACCTTGACATAACCTGTCCTTCGGTCCAGATTCATGTGCAAGTTCTTGATGTCTCCGTACTCTCCAAACATGTCTTGAATATCTTCCTCCGAGGCTTCCTCGTGCACATTGGTCACGATGATGATCCAGCCCTCGATACTGCGCACGGCGGCCGCATTCTCTGCTGTTTTGGTGTCTTGGCCCGATCGGCTGGTGCTGCTCTTTGGCTTTGACTCTTCGGTATCGGAGTGCGCCTGGGGCGCGTCGGCCATTTCTTCGTCGGCCATGATCGGGTCGAGTGTCGAGTATTCGGTAGGAGCGGTGTTCGTGTCGTTGGCAGTTGAGGGCAAGTTGAAGTTGAAGCCTGAGAGCCTGAAAGCATGGACTGCCAAGCATTTCCGGATTTCGAGCCGCAAAGTCAGacattcttcctcgtcgaactttcacttcacttcatgcTTCCTCATATTGACGATCACAGGACGGCGATCACTGTGCCCATGCattcgatgatggcgagaaAGCAGTCTCAGTTCAGCTCAACTACCTATTGCTGCCGGTTCAGCGCGGTGGAGTTGTCCGCCTCACGAGGAGATCCGAACTGAAACAACGCGTCTGCAGAAGTCGGCGAAACTATACCAAGAGACATGTCACCATTTCGGACCTCCTCCGCAGGATTCGAGGCAGAAGTCTCCCTTCTCAAGCAATCACGACGCATCCGgctacttctccttcacGGAACTCCTACAAGGTCCTCTCTGAGGAGCGGCTCTCTAGATCGCGTCATGCGGGATGGAATCAGCTGTGGGCTGGATGCGTCAACAACACCGCAAGGTGTTTGTCCCAAAAGGTTGCAAGATCAAGTTTACCACCGGACCTTCATAGTTCATACTAGCTCTCCACCTGTCTCGTCGGCGGCACTGGTCACGGCGAGGCGGTGTCCGTGGGAAGTGTGACTCCTTGCGTGCCGACATTTATACACCGAAATATGCAGCTGGCAGCAATTCGTTATGATACAACATCGCCAGCTGCATCACTCTACTCAATTTCCTCTCGAGAACATCGCCCTTCACCGGCCATATCTCCTCTCATCAAGCTCGATGCAAGCTTCTTCCATTATGCAATAGACTCCATGAAAGCGTGTGATCCATAACAATAGTGACTTgacttgagcagcagcgccCGCAATCACAGCCAAAATCGCGCCGACTATTTTGGTTGACGTTGTTCGCATTGCCCAAGATTACAGAGGCACGCTCGTGTCTACGGCGCCCAGCGGCAATGATGATGCTGTGTGACATGCTGTCTCGCACATTCTAAAATCATCATCACAGGCCGCAGTGATGCGAGTCACGCAGTTTGGCGGCAGAGCTCCTTCGCGAACGTATGATATGATGAACAATCAAGGATACACTAAGATCAAGTTCACGGGTTTGTCCCATATGCCAACAACCAATCCCCCAATCTTGCAGGCACGATCTCACAAATTCAAGATTCAGAGCAGGACAGGACAGTAGCGGCAGACAAGTTCGGATCGATCATTGCTTTGGCCTCAGCAAAAGCTGATCTCCCAGTGCTAATGTCGAATGGACCTGACGACGACTACCGCCCTCAATGTCCAGTCATCGCAAGTAGTCTGGACCATGCTTTCTGTAAGGCAATCTTCGCGGGCAATTCACAATGGACTCGGCAACTGATACGATCGTATTGAGCTCGGAACAGCGTCATCCTTCTTGGGATGCCCTGTTTCAACCGGCCACATCTCCCCGACTTTGATCTTGGTCTTCTACGCACGCAGATGCTGGCGCTCTCGTACGAAGATCTTCGCATATCGCATATTGTCGGTCGGAAGCATTCGCGGAGGCTTGTGCAGTACACACCGTTGTCTTTGCGATCATGTTTCACCAGCTTCGGTGCTCCTGTGCTCCGTGGATTGCACTGTACTTGCACAAAATCTCGATTTGGTCTATCAGTGGCTTACACAATGGATTCCTAAGGATGAGTGAACTGTATCGGCTCTATGTGGACTAGTCGGTTCAGAGGACCCGGAGTGCCTAAGTTAACTAGCATCGCGGCCGCGATGCGGTGCCGACGGAGGGAACTGCGGTAGACCTATCTTCCCCATCTTATTACTCTGTAAGGAGTACAAGATCGTGGTCTTGGCAGGTGGCTTGTCGGTGAATTCGGTGCTTTCGCAATGGTCGACACACTAGCGGCTCACCACCCCTTGCTATACACCCCGGGTCAGCTATTCCGACCCCACAAATTCCAGGAGATGGCAAACTAACATTCATTATAGGTGACTTAGTGCCTGTGGTACTACAGATAGACTTTGGTACACGGTGGTGACGGGGGCACTATTCTCGggacgacttcaccttctgTTCGGGAACATGATGTCAATGACATGAGCTGCGAGAGAGAGCCAAGCGGATTCCCTGGATCAGACACGTTGTCTGCTGAATCAGGTATTCATTCTGTCGCTCCTCAGAAGGAATTCTCCATACGCCAAACGTCTAGTGCTTCGACAGACATCAATCGGCAAGACAGTGACGGGGTTCAGTGGCAGTGCTTTTGCTGTGATCGAGTGTTCTATTCACGTGGGCAGCTCGAAGCCTCCGGAAGTATATGATCGCCATCGACGATGCAGACAGCGTTACTGACACGCTGCTTCAACGTAGAATAGGTCCACAAAGTCTCTCACGAAGTCGCTAGTTTGATGACGATCTCATTGACGTCTATCCGATAGTACTGAAGCAGGCACATCTATGGATTTTCTGTGACATGCCAACGCGTGAACATCaaagagcagcagccactCTGGTATTCGCTTATCGCCGGGCTACCTCCTCTCCACGCTACCAATCCATGTTTAGTGAACATTGACGCCATGTGTTGCAGATGTCTACGCTATTCTGAGACATGATAGCGGCTGTGGTATTGCGCAACTGTACTTGAGCTGATTGGATAAAAGTGTTTCCCCGGAGTCCTGCTATGCCAAAATTCCGATCTGGGACAAGCGCAGGTCAAGCACTACGCGTGTCGTCTGCAATGTAGGGCCACCCAACTGATATTAAACACTAGAAGATCACTAGAAGAACTGCATTCTCCGATGCTAACACTCTAGCTCAAGATGTGGCAGTCGACCTTCCGGGTGGCTAGGACATATCCGGTAACTCTGTGGATGGCAGAAGCGACTCTACTCCGCAATAATGGCCGGGCCAaggcttataggacctaCTGTGAAACGAGACTATGCTAGCTAACAGCTGTAATGCTTGCTCAGATTGCCTGATTCGGAATGTTATAGGCGATTAATCCTTCCATCCCAAAACCACGCATGCAAGGTTCAACATCTTGGCCAACGTCGAAAGCACATGGAAGCACGTTCTGCGAGTTCACAGCTGCACAGGAAGAAACGGCTACAATGGGCACAGCTGTCAACCTTCGGAGAATCACAACTCGACAGCCTGACAGCTGGGCAAAGACACTGGCAGTCGGAGCAGGTCGACAGCGTATATTAGGATGCAAGTCGACCGCCCATTCTCGaaactcatcatcagcatcaacaacaccagcagCCTCATCAGCACACCAGCCCAATTCCCCTCTCATCAATTCTTTCTTGCACACAACAAAGTTGATCTTTGTTTATCATTTTCCATCGCAATCGATCACAAATACCAACCTATCAAAAAAAATCCCATCTACCAACAAAATGAagttcaccaccaccgccatcttcgtcgccagCGCCGCCGCTGTTGCCCTGCCGGATCAGGGTACCACCGCCGAGAAGCCTGGTTCCAACCAAATCAGCCACGCTGGACCCAAGCTTGGCCTGCCTGAACCAATCTTCTCTGACCGCATTGGCATCCCATACCAGCCACGCATTCTCTCTCGTGATGCTTTCAGCTTCGACTTTGGACTCGGCGGCAACGACCCACTCGACGGCATTCCAGACTTCATCAAGCCTTCCAAGCGCGATGCTCTTGCCGATGCTCTCATCTCCGTCATTGGAGCAGGCAATGGACGCAACATCAACGCGAGAGATGCTCTCATCTCTGTCATTGGAGCTGGCAATGGACGCCTCGCCACGAGGGATCTCGAGTCTGTGAGACGTGCTATCGGTGCCGGTGCCGCCGCTGTTCTCGGTGGTGTCGTCTCCGGTGTCGTCGCTCCCGCCGTCACCACGGGCATCAACGCCGCCAGCAAGGCTTTCCGCGGCGGCAACAAGCGCGCTGTTGACGAAGTCTCCTACGAGGAAGTGAGTAGGATTCCTTGCAATCACCTCACCCCGAACCCGCTGCTAACAATCCGATCTAGGCTAGCGCTGAGTTCATCGACGCTGTCGTCAAGCAGATCGCAGCCAATGGCGTCGATGATGGTACCGCAGGTGTCTGCACTTCTGTCGAATACACCGTTTCCGCTCCAGGTTCCACTCGTGATGCCAACGGTGTCCGCTTCGAGCGCGATGGCAAGACCACCGACTACGactgcttcctcctcgctgctGGTGGCAAGTTCTCCGTCAACCCAGCTGATCTCGCTACCAAGGGCGCTGTAAGTCAACTCTCCATCGATCATTCTCATCAAAGATCTCCTTACTGACCTTGCAATATCAGGTGGCTGTTGCTGGCGGCAG
Proteins encoded:
- a CDS encoding uncharacterized protein (antiSMASH:Cluster_11), with the protein product MVAFKLLSLTALALGATAQVSFDASENSAQVVGLLQECDHATVASGEIAGRYRAGVDADYEALASANADLLAAWEAIGVAASSSGGFYTDAGAQAILEFITNKLGPNTLAADQIYVKKRAEYIKGPRPFIDYIGPGLIKLKVAVADAAAAVQQRTRAKDLTPLTLALLNIAQDYSNAQEVQQFGPRTPIYKGQCGCSSRPQGNGCYVPNKKGNCSLLNPLACFFL
- a CDS encoding uncharacterized protein (antiSMASH:Cluster_11), with protein sequence MAELARRRWEDRQRQQEVVENYCRVCMIVAPQLEEPLRTPTPAEFYSNIQIDDDSGDEQWSENIHPRERTTCLSYESTLVVVNALVEARCPELRDHFRMLRELDQELVDLVHAPLEENLSPNEDLEMLQNVFPDARQSPLRMEDMIAATPRLR
- a CDS encoding uncharacterized protein (antiSMASH:Cluster_11); translated protein: MADEEMADAPQAHSDTEESKPKSSTSRSGQDTKTAENAAAVRSIEGWIIIVTNVHEEASEEDIQDMFGEYGDIKNLHMNLDRRTGYVKVRKNKRTKWMWQGYVLIEYPTLDEAKAAIQDADGKELLEQKIGVDYAFVRPPPTKGSAPKGQRKGGRERSASPGARRRKDEDDED
- a CDS encoding uncharacterized protein (antiSMASH:Cluster_11) is translated as MKFTTTAIFVASAAAVALPDQGTTAEKPGSNQISHAGPKLGLPEPIFSDRIGIPYQPRILSRDAFSFDFGLGGNDPLDGIPDFIKPSKRDALADALISVIGAGNGRNINARDALISVIGAGNGRLATRDLESVRRAIGAGAAAVLGGVVSGVVAPAVTTGINAASKAFRGGNKRAVDEVSYEEASAEFIDAVVKQIAANGVDDGTAGVCTSVEYTVSAPGSTRDANGVRFERDGKTTDYDCFLLAAGGKFSVNPADLATKGAVAVAGGSFDKDGVLTVA